The following are encoded together in the Pseudomonas xantholysinigenes genome:
- the fliM gene encoding flagellar motor switch protein FliM → MAVQDLLSQDEIDALLHGVDDGLVQTESAAEPGSIKSYDLTSQDRIVRGRMPTLEMINERFARYTRISMFNLLRRSADVAVGGVQVMKFGEYVHSLYVPTSLNLVKIKPLRGTSLFILDAKLVFKLVDNFFGGDGRHAKIEGREFTPTELRVVRMVLDQCFVDLKEAWQAIMPVNFEYINSEVNPAMANIVGPSEAVVVSTFHIELDGGGGDLHVTMPYSMIEPVREMLDAGFQSDLDDQDERWVKALREDVLDVNVPVSATVARRQLKLRDILHMQPGDVIPVELPEHLVLRANGVPSFKARLGSHKGTLSLQIIDPIERR, encoded by the coding sequence ATGGCCGTGCAGGACCTGCTGTCCCAGGATGAGATCGACGCCCTGCTGCATGGGGTGGACGATGGGCTGGTACAAACCGAAAGTGCCGCCGAACCCGGCAGTATCAAGAGCTACGACCTGACCAGTCAGGATCGGATCGTCCGTGGGCGCATGCCGACCCTGGAGATGATCAACGAGCGCTTCGCCCGTTACACCCGCATCAGCATGTTCAACCTGCTGCGGCGCTCCGCCGACGTGGCGGTGGGCGGCGTGCAGGTGATGAAGTTCGGCGAGTACGTGCATTCGCTGTACGTGCCGACCAGCTTGAACCTGGTCAAGATCAAGCCGCTGCGCGGTACATCGCTGTTCATCCTCGACGCCAAGCTGGTGTTCAAGCTGGTGGACAACTTCTTCGGCGGCGACGGGCGCCATGCCAAGATCGAGGGGCGTGAGTTCACTCCGACCGAGCTGCGCGTGGTGCGCATGGTCCTGGACCAGTGCTTCGTCGATCTCAAAGAAGCCTGGCAGGCGATCATGCCGGTCAACTTCGAGTACATCAACTCCGAGGTCAACCCGGCCATGGCCAACATCGTCGGCCCCAGCGAGGCGGTGGTGGTCTCGACCTTCCACATCGAGCTGGACGGTGGCGGCGGCGACCTGCACGTGACCATGCCGTACTCGATGATCGAGCCGGTGCGCGAGATGCTCGATGCCGGCTTCCAGTCCGACCTGGACGACCAGGACGAGCGCTGGGTCAAGGCCCTGCGCGAGGACGTGCTGGACGTCAACGTGCCGGTCTCGGCCACGGTCGCCCGGCGCCAGCTCAAGTTGCGCGACATCCTGCACATGCAGCCGGGCGATGTGATCCCGGTGGAGCTGCCCGAGCACCTGGTGCTGCGCGCCAACGGCGTGCCGTCGTTCAAGGCGCGCCTCGGTTCGCACAAAGGCACCCTGTCGCTGCAGATCATCGACCCGATCGAGCGCCGCTGA
- the fliO gene encoding flagellar biosynthetic protein FliO — protein MRAFSALVALLVSEVVIAAEVAAVPTTAPAPGGLGGQLAQMVFGLLLVVGLIFFLAWLLRRMQGSAQRGAQVIEIVGSRAIGPRDRLLLVQVGKEQILIGHTPGSIEALHVLAEPVDVPAGARQAAPEFAQRLLELMGKDQKDKK, from the coding sequence GTGCGGGCCTTTTCGGCCCTGGTTGCGCTGTTGGTCAGCGAGGTCGTGATCGCCGCTGAAGTGGCCGCCGTGCCGACCACGGCACCCGCGCCCGGTGGGTTGGGTGGGCAGTTGGCGCAGATGGTTTTCGGCCTGCTGCTGGTGGTCGGGCTGATCTTCTTCCTGGCCTGGTTGCTGCGGCGCATGCAAGGTTCGGCGCAGCGCGGCGCCCAGGTGATCGAGATCGTCGGCAGCCGCGCCATCGGCCCGCGTGACCGCTTGCTGCTGGTGCAGGTTGGCAAGGAACAGATCCTCATCGGCCACACCCCGGGCAGCATCGAGGCCTTGCATGTGCTGGCCGAGCCAGTCGATGTGCCCGCCGGCGCCCGTCAGGCCGCGCCGGAATTCGCTCAACGGCTGCTCGAGCTGATGGGCAAGGACCAAAAGGACAAGAAGTGA
- the fliQ gene encoding flagellar biosynthesis protein FliQ, with the protein MTPEVAVDLFRDALWLTTLMVAVLVVPSLLVGLVVAMFQAATQINEQTLSFLPRLLVMLITLIVAGPWLVQKFMEYFIGLYTSIPQLIG; encoded by the coding sequence ATGACGCCTGAAGTCGCCGTCGACCTGTTTCGCGACGCCTTGTGGCTGACCACGCTGATGGTTGCCGTGCTGGTGGTGCCGAGCCTGCTGGTCGGCCTGGTGGTGGCCATGTTCCAGGCCGCCACGCAGATCAACGAACAGACCCTGAGTTTCCTGCCGCGCCTGCTGGTGATGCTGATCACCCTGATCGTCGCCGGGCCGTGGCTGGTGCAGAAGTTCATGGAGTACTTCATCGGCCTGTACACCAGCATTCCGCAGCTGATCGGTTGA
- the fliR gene encoding flagellar biosynthetic protein FliR: protein MLELTDTQIGTWVATFILPLFRVMAVLMTMPIFGTKMLPARVRLYAAVAITVVIVPGLPPLPEVDPLSLRGMLLCAEQVIVGALFGFSLQLLFQAFVIAGQIVAVQMGMAFASMVDPANGVNVTVISQFMTMLVSVLFLLMNGHLVVFEVLTESFTTLPVGSALVVGHFWEMAGRLSWVMGAALLLILPAIAALLVVNIAFGVMTRAAPQLNIFSIGFPLTLVLGMGIFWVGLADILSHYQSLASEALQWLRELARAR from the coding sequence ATGCTGGAGCTGACCGACACGCAGATCGGCACCTGGGTCGCCACCTTCATCCTGCCGCTGTTCCGGGTGATGGCGGTGCTGATGACCATGCCGATCTTCGGTACCAAGATGTTGCCGGCGCGGGTGCGTCTGTATGCCGCCGTGGCGATCACCGTGGTGATCGTGCCGGGCCTGCCGCCGCTGCCTGAGGTTGATCCGTTGAGCCTGCGCGGCATGTTGTTGTGCGCCGAACAGGTGATTGTCGGTGCGTTGTTCGGTTTCTCCCTGCAGCTGTTGTTCCAGGCCTTCGTCATCGCCGGGCAGATCGTTGCCGTGCAGATGGGCATGGCCTTCGCTTCCATGGTCGATCCGGCGAACGGCGTCAACGTCACGGTGATCAGTCAGTTCATGACCATGCTGGTGAGCGTGCTGTTCCTGCTGATGAACGGGCACCTGGTGGTGTTCGAGGTGTTGACCGAAAGCTTCACCACCTTGCCGGTGGGCAGTGCCCTGGTGGTCGGCCACTTCTGGGAAATGGCCGGGCGCCTGAGCTGGGTGATGGGCGCGGCGCTGCTGCTGATCCTGCCGGCCATCGCCGCGCTGCTGGTGGTCAACATCGCCTTCGGCGTGATGACCCGCGCCGCGCCGCAGTTGAATATCTTCTCCATCGGCTTCCCGCTTACGCTGGTGCTGGGCATGGGCATCTTCTGGGTTGGCCTGGCCGATATTCTTTCCCATTACCAGTCACTGGCCAGCGAAGCGCTGCAATGGCTGCGTGAACTGGCAAGGGCGCGCTAA
- the flhA gene encoding flagellar biosynthesis protein FlhA: protein MDRTQLISNARNNLAGLGRGNLGVPLLLLVMLAMMMLPIPPFLLDVFFTFNIALSIVVLLVCVYALRPLDFAAFPTILLVATLLRLALNVASTRVVMLHGQEGHGAAGKVIQAFGEVVIGGNYVVGAVVFAILMIINFVVVTKGAGRISEVSARFTLDAMPGKQMAIDADLNAGLIDQVQAKARRAEVAQEAEFYGSMDGASKFVRGDAIAGLLILFINLIGGMLIGMLQHGMSFGDAGKVYALLTIGDGLVAQLPSLLLSTAAAIMVTRASGSEDMGKLINRQMFDSPKALAVSAGLMIVMGLVPGMPHVAFLSLGALAGGGAYLVWKKQQKAKAVALQEAQRQQDLLPSPQRAMETKELGWDDVTPIDMIGLEVGYRLIPLVDRNQGGQLLARIKGVRKKLSQDLGFLMPTVHIRDNLDLAPSAYRLTLMGVILAEAEIYPDRELAINPGQVFGTLNGIAAHDPAFGLEAVWIDVGQRAQAQSLGYTVVDASTVVATHLNQILQKHCHELIGHEEVQQLLQVLAKVSPKLAEEVVPGVISLSGLLKVLQALLAEQVPVRDIRSIAEAIANNANKSQDTAALVAVVRVGLCRAIVQSIVGVESELPVITLEPRLEQILLNSLQRAGQGQEEGVLLEPSMAEKLQRSLIEAAQRQEVQGQPAILLVAGPIRAMLSRFGRLAVPNLHVLAYQEIPDNKQVTIVATVGPNG, encoded by the coding sequence GTGGACCGCACTCAGTTAATCAGCAACGCCCGCAACAACCTGGCCGGTCTCGGCCGGGGCAACCTGGGCGTGCCGTTACTGCTGCTGGTGATGTTGGCAATGATGATGTTGCCGATCCCGCCGTTCCTGCTCGACGTGTTCTTCACCTTCAACATCGCCCTGTCGATCGTGGTCCTGCTGGTCTGCGTCTACGCCCTGCGTCCCCTGGACTTCGCCGCCTTCCCCACCATTTTGCTGGTGGCGACCCTGCTGCGCCTGGCGCTCAACGTCGCCTCCACCCGCGTGGTCATGCTCCACGGCCAAGAGGGCCACGGCGCCGCGGGCAAGGTGATCCAGGCCTTCGGTGAAGTGGTGATCGGCGGCAACTACGTCGTCGGTGCCGTGGTGTTTGCCATCCTCATGATCATCAACTTCGTGGTCGTTACCAAGGGCGCTGGGCGCATCTCCGAAGTCAGCGCGCGCTTCACCCTCGACGCCATGCCCGGCAAGCAGATGGCCATCGACGCCGACCTCAACGCCGGCCTGATCGACCAAGTGCAGGCCAAGGCGCGCCGCGCCGAGGTCGCCCAGGAGGCAGAGTTCTACGGTTCGATGGATGGTGCCAGCAAGTTCGTCCGTGGCGACGCGATCGCCGGCCTGCTGATCCTCTTCATCAACCTCATCGGCGGCATGCTCATCGGCATGCTGCAGCACGGCATGAGCTTCGGTGACGCCGGTAAGGTCTACGCCTTGTTGACCATCGGTGACGGTTTGGTGGCGCAATTGCCATCGCTGCTGCTGTCCACCGCCGCCGCAATCATGGTCACCCGTGCCTCGGGCTCCGAGGACATGGGCAAGCTGATCAACCGGCAGATGTTCGATTCACCCAAGGCCCTGGCCGTCTCCGCTGGCCTGATGATCGTCATGGGCCTGGTGCCAGGCATGCCCCACGTCGCCTTCCTCAGCCTGGGCGCCCTGGCCGGTGGCGGTGCCTACCTGGTCTGGAAGAAACAGCAGAAAGCCAAGGCCGTCGCGTTGCAGGAAGCCCAGCGCCAGCAAGACCTGCTGCCCTCGCCGCAGCGCGCGATGGAAACCAAGGAGCTGGGTTGGGACGACGTCACCCCGATCGACATGATCGGCCTTGAAGTCGGCTATCGCCTGATTCCCCTGGTCGACCGCAACCAGGGCGGCCAATTGCTGGCGCGGATCAAGGGCGTGCGCAAGAAGCTCTCCCAGGACCTGGGCTTCCTCATGCCCACGGTGCATATCCGCGACAACCTCGACCTGGCGCCCAGCGCCTATCGCCTGACCCTGATGGGGGTGATCCTGGCCGAGGCCGAGATCTATCCGGATCGTGAGTTGGCAATCAACCCGGGCCAGGTATTCGGCACCCTCAACGGCATCGCCGCCCACGACCCGGCGTTCGGTCTGGAGGCCGTATGGATCGATGTCGGCCAGCGCGCCCAGGCGCAGTCGCTGGGCTACACCGTGGTCGATGCCAGCACGGTGGTCGCCACCCACCTCAACCAGATCTTGCAGAAGCATTGCCATGAACTGATCGGGCATGAGGAAGTGCAGCAATTGCTGCAGGTGCTGGCCAAGGTCTCGCCGAAACTGGCCGAGGAGGTCGTGCCGGGTGTCATTTCCTTGTCGGGTCTGCTCAAGGTGTTGCAAGCACTGCTTGCCGAGCAGGTGCCGGTGCGCGACATCCGCAGTATTGCCGAAGCCATCGCCAACAATGCGAACAAGAGTCAAGATACCGCCGCGCTGGTGGCCGTGGTGCGCGTCGGATTGTGTCGCGCCATCGTGCAAAGCATTGTCGGCGTTGAGTCGGAGCTGCCTGTGATCACCCTTGAGCCAAGGTTGGAACAGATTTTGCTCAATAGTTTGCAAAGGGCCGGGCAAGGTCAGGAAGAAGGTGTTCTTCTTGAACCGAGCATGGCTGAAAAGCTTCAGCGTTCGTTGATCGAAGCCGCCCAGCGCCAGGAAGTGCAGGGCCAGCCGGCCATCCTCCTGGTTGCCGGCCCGATCCGTGCCATGCTGTCGCGTTTCGGTCGCCTGGCTGTACCGAATTTGCATGTTTTGGCGTATCAGGAAATACCTGACAACAAGCAAGTCACCATCGTTGCCACCGTGGGCCCCAATGGCTGA
- a CDS encoding flagellar hook-length control protein FliK — protein MPVAPNPLLQAGLLNKAPRPAVGASDKPQQAASDQAPGFDKVMANQGRDSVPARDDKAAPGKKRDTTDAAAGGKPSGSGAPTVADDGKHLPSAAKTSPAADADDASDGEVSAPLDASLVAGQVTDAQPGAQLLQAQAEAVAPVLQAAVQPPLQPAPQPAPMSAAASATEEAAKAAFDPEADPLANMPTLRLALEQDAQAKGTTSAHAASPRSEASQQPADPAAVAVNTLANATGKDEAQAGHAEHGDKAFAGLLDDGLKDIKGASSDTRVDDFANRLANLTQAVTAKTANAVPATPSPLQQPLAMNQGAWTEGLVNRVMYLSSQNLKSADIQLEPAELGRLDIRVNVAADQSTQIHFVSGHAGVRDALDSQVHRLRELFTQQGLAQPDVSVADQSRGQQQQQAQQGGSSNLSGVAARRAEAGGEGGELADAARPVTQQVVGDSAVDYYA, from the coding sequence ATGCCTGTCGCACCCAATCCATTGTTGCAAGCCGGTCTGCTGAACAAGGCCCCGCGCCCCGCTGTCGGCGCGTCGGACAAGCCGCAGCAGGCCGCGTCCGACCAGGCCCCGGGCTTCGACAAGGTCATGGCTAATCAGGGGCGTGACAGTGTTCCGGCCCGAGACGACAAGGCCGCGCCAGGCAAGAAGCGCGACACGACTGACGCTGCTGCAGGCGGCAAACCGAGCGGCAGCGGTGCGCCGACGGTTGCCGATGACGGCAAGCACTTGCCATCGGCGGCGAAGACTTCGCCCGCCGCCGATGCCGATGACGCCTCTGACGGTGAAGTATCCGCGCCCCTCGATGCCAGTTTGGTGGCGGGGCAGGTAACCGATGCGCAGCCGGGGGCGCAGTTGCTTCAGGCCCAGGCCGAGGCCGTGGCTCCGGTGCTGCAGGCGGCGGTCCAGCCTCCCCTGCAGCCAGCGCCGCAGCCGGCGCCAATGTCGGCGGCTGCCAGTGCAACGGAAGAGGCGGCGAAGGCCGCGTTCGACCCTGAGGCCGACCCGCTGGCCAACATGCCGACCTTGCGCCTGGCGTTGGAACAGGATGCCCAGGCCAAGGGCACGACCTCGGCCCATGCTGCCAGCCCGCGTAGCGAAGCCAGTCAGCAACCCGCCGATCCGGCAGCTGTCGCCGTCAATACCTTGGCGAATGCCACCGGCAAGGATGAGGCGCAGGCTGGGCATGCCGAGCATGGCGACAAGGCCTTTGCCGGCCTGCTCGACGACGGGCTCAAGGATATCAAGGGCGCCAGCAGCGATACGCGGGTCGATGACTTCGCCAATCGCCTGGCCAACCTGACCCAGGCGGTGACCGCGAAGACGGCCAATGCCGTGCCGGCCACCCCGAGCCCGCTGCAACAGCCCTTGGCGATGAATCAGGGCGCCTGGACCGAAGGCCTGGTCAATCGGGTCATGTACCTGTCCAGCCAGAACCTCAAATCGGCGGATATCCAGCTCGAGCCCGCTGAGCTGGGGCGCCTGGACATTCGCGTCAACGTAGCGGCGGACCAGTCGACCCAGATTCACTTCGTCAGTGGCCACGCCGGCGTGCGCGATGCGCTCGACAGCCAGGTGCACCGCCTGCGTGAGCTGTTCACCCAGCAGGGCCTGGCCCAGCCGGACGTCAGTGTTGCCGATCAGTCGCGCGGCCAGCAGCAACAGCAGGCGCAGCAGGGCGGTTCGAGCAATCTCTCGGGCGTCGCTGCGCGCCGTGCCGAGGCGGGCGGGGAAGGCGGCGAGCTGGCCGATGCCGCGCGCCCGGTAACGCAACAGGTGGTGGGTGACAGCGCGGTCGACTACTACGCCTGA
- the fliP gene encoding flagellar type III secretion system pore protein FliP (The bacterial flagellar biogenesis protein FliP forms a type III secretion system (T3SS)-type pore required for flagellar assembly.), with amino-acid sequence MSGALRVLLTLALLLAAPLALAADPLSIPAITLSSGADGQQEYSVSLQILLIMTALSFIPAFVILMTSFTRIIIVFSILRQALGLQQTPSNQVLTGMALFLTMFIMAPVFDRVNKDALQPYLAEQLTAQQAIDKAQGPLKEFMLTQTRQSDLDMFVRLSKRTDIAGPEQVPLTILVPAFVTSELKTAFQIGFMIFIPFLIIDMVVASVLMAMGMMMLSPLIISLPFKIMLFVLVDGWALIMGTLAGSFGGV; translated from the coding sequence ATGAGCGGCGCACTGCGCGTGTTGTTGACCCTGGCGCTGCTGCTGGCGGCGCCGTTGGCCCTGGCCGCCGACCCGCTGTCGATCCCGGCCATCACCCTGTCCAGTGGCGCGGACGGACAACAGGAATATTCGGTCAGCCTGCAGATCCTGCTGATCATGACGGCGCTGAGTTTCATCCCGGCGTTCGTCATCCTGATGACCAGCTTCACCCGCATCATCATCGTCTTCTCCATCCTGCGCCAGGCCCTGGGCCTGCAGCAGACGCCATCGAACCAGGTGCTCACCGGCATGGCGCTGTTTCTGACCATGTTCATCATGGCGCCGGTGTTCGATCGGGTGAACAAGGATGCGCTGCAGCCGTACCTGGCTGAGCAGCTGACCGCGCAGCAGGCCATCGACAAGGCCCAGGGGCCGCTGAAGGAGTTCATGCTGACGCAGACCCGGCAAAGCGACCTGGACATGTTTGTGCGCCTGTCCAAGCGCACCGACATCGCTGGGCCCGAGCAGGTGCCGCTGACCATCCTGGTGCCGGCGTTCGTCACCTCGGAGCTCAAGACCGCGTTCCAGATCGGCTTCATGATCTTCATCCCGTTCCTGATCATCGACATGGTGGTCGCCAGTGTGCTGATGGCCATGGGTATGATGATGCTGTCGCCGTTGATCATCTCGTTGCCGTTCAAGATCATGCTGTTTGTCCTGGTCGATGGCTGGGCGCTGATCATGGGTACCCTGGCCGGCAGTTTCGGCGGTGTCTGA
- the fliN gene encoding flagellar motor switch protein FliN, giving the protein MANENEITSPEEQALADEWAAALEETGDAGQSDIDALLAADAASGPGRLPMEEFASSPKPNENVSLEGPNLDVILDIPVSISMEVGSTEISIRNLLQLNQGSVIELDRLAGEPLDVLVNGTLIAHGEVVVVNEKFGIRLTDVISPSERIKKLR; this is encoded by the coding sequence ATGGCTAACGAAAACGAGATCACCTCTCCCGAGGAACAGGCCCTGGCCGATGAGTGGGCCGCGGCCCTAGAAGAAACCGGCGATGCCGGCCAGTCCGACATCGACGCCTTGTTGGCCGCCGACGCCGCCTCGGGTCCGGGACGTCTGCCGATGGAAGAGTTCGCCAGCTCGCCAAAGCCCAACGAGAACGTCAGCCTCGAAGGTCCGAACCTGGATGTGATCCTGGATATCCCGGTGAGCATCTCCATGGAAGTGGGCAGCACCGAAATCAGCATCCGCAACCTGCTGCAGCTCAACCAGGGCTCGGTGATCGAGCTCGATCGCCTGGCGGGCGAGCCGCTGGACGTGCTGGTCAACGGCACCCTGATCGCCCACGGCGAGGTGGTGGTGGTCAACGAGAAGTTCGGCATCCGCCTGACCGACGTGATCAGCCCCAGCGAACGTATCAAGAAGCTGCGCTGA
- the fliL gene encoding flagellar basal body-associated protein FliL: protein MAKSDAVKDPATKGKLKLILLLVLALLLAVGLSVGATWFFMHKSESAPAADAAQSNVKPAAIYEALAPAFVVNFNQNGRQRYMQVSITMQGRSQADLDALKVHMPVIRNNLVMMFSGQGFDTLASSPVGQEMLRQKATAVVQEVAQKEVGRPVVDQLLFTNFVLQ from the coding sequence ATGGCGAAGAGCGACGCAGTGAAAGACCCCGCCACTAAAGGCAAACTCAAGCTGATCCTGCTGCTGGTGCTGGCCCTGCTCCTGGCGGTCGGCCTGTCGGTGGGCGCAACTTGGTTCTTCATGCACAAGAGCGAATCTGCACCTGCTGCCGACGCGGCCCAGAGCAACGTCAAGCCGGCGGCGATCTACGAGGCCCTGGCACCGGCCTTCGTGGTCAACTTCAACCAGAACGGCCGCCAACGCTACATGCAGGTGAGCATCACCATGCAGGGGCGCAGCCAGGCTGACCTCGACGCGCTGAAAGTGCACATGCCGGTGATTCGCAACAACCTGGTGATGATGTTCTCCGGCCAGGGCTTCGACACCCTGGCCAGCAGCCCGGTCGGCCAAGAGATGCTGCGCCAGAAAGCCACCGCGGTGGTGCAGGAAGTGGCGCAGAAAGAAGTCGGCAGGCCGGTCGTCGACCAACTGCTGTTCACCAATTTCGTATTGCAGTAG
- the flhF gene encoding flagellar biosynthesis protein FlhF, with protein sequence MQVKRFFAADMRQAMKLVRDELGSDAAIIGNRRIAGGVELTAALDYKLSALAPRVPNVELEDELRKTQSRIVTAQAELSGRGEASEGGNRQLFAGQSLTASEPLIEPQVDEPTPVAASAPAAVDPRLFDAMRFELNGLRELLEVQLGSLAWSQLQGSKPQQANLWRRLQRLGLSGGLARELLELTAEIEEPRHAWRMVLAHLARMIDVPEIEPIEEGGVIAMVGPAGMGKTTTLAKLAARYVLKYGAHNLALVSMDSFRIGAQEQLKTLGRILNVPVTYVDPGESLAQALEPLLRKRVVLIDTAGLQASDPALRMQLETLAGRGIAAKNYLVLATTSQKQVLTAAYHSYKRCGLAGCILTKLDETACLGEVLSLAIRHELPVAYLTDGPRIPDDLQLPRKHQLVSRAVSVQLQDEPSDEAMADMFADLYHNPGKRAG encoded by the coding sequence ATGCAAGTTAAGCGTTTTTTCGCCGCCGATATGCGTCAGGCCATGAAGCTGGTCCGTGATGAGCTCGGCTCCGACGCCGCCATCATCGGCAACCGGCGCATCGCTGGCGGTGTCGAACTGACGGCTGCGCTGGACTACAAGCTGTCCGCCCTGGCCCCGCGCGTGCCCAATGTCGAGCTGGAGGACGAGCTGCGCAAGACCCAGTCGCGCATCGTCACCGCCCAGGCCGAGCTGAGCGGCCGTGGCGAGGCGAGCGAGGGCGGCAACCGCCAGTTGTTCGCCGGTCAGTCGCTGACCGCCTCCGAGCCGTTGATCGAGCCGCAGGTCGATGAGCCTACCCCGGTGGCAGCCTCGGCCCCGGCGGCGGTCGACCCGCGCCTGTTCGATGCCATGCGTTTCGAGCTCAACGGCCTGCGCGAGCTGCTCGAGGTCCAGCTCGGTTCGCTGGCCTGGAGCCAACTGCAGGGCAGCAAGCCGCAGCAGGCCAATCTCTGGCGTCGCCTGCAGCGCCTGGGCCTGTCCGGCGGCCTGGCCCGCGAACTGCTCGAACTCACCGCGGAAATCGAAGAACCGCGCCACGCCTGGCGCATGGTTCTGGCGCACCTGGCACGCATGATCGACGTGCCCGAGATCGAGCCGATCGAAGAGGGCGGCGTGATCGCCATGGTCGGCCCGGCCGGCATGGGCAAGACCACCACCCTGGCCAAGCTGGCCGCGCGCTACGTGCTCAAGTACGGCGCGCACAACCTGGCGCTGGTGAGCATGGACAGTTTCCGCATCGGTGCCCAGGAGCAACTCAAGACCCTGGGGCGCATCCTCAACGTGCCGGTCACCTATGTCGATCCGGGCGAGTCGCTGGCCCAGGCCCTCGAGCCGCTGCTGCGCAAGCGCGTGGTGTTGATCGACACCGCTGGCCTGCAGGCCAGCGACCCGGCCTTGCGCATGCAGCTGGAAACCCTGGCCGGGCGTGGCATCGCCGCGAAGAATTACCTGGTACTGGCAACCACCAGCCAGAAACAGGTGCTGACCGCCGCCTACCACAGCTACAAACGCTGTGGCCTGGCCGGTTGCATCCTGACCAAGCTGGATGAAACGGCCTGCCTCGGCGAAGTGCTGAGCCTGGCCATCCGTCATGAATTGCCGGTGGCCTATCTGACCGATGGCCCGCGCATTCCCGACGACCTGCAGTTACCACGCAAGCACCAGCTGGTGAGCCGCGCGGTGAGCGTGCAGTTGCAGGACGAGCCCAGCGACGAGGCCATGGCCGACATGTTCGCTGATCTGTACCACAACCCTGGCAAGCGCGCGGGTTGA
- the flhB gene encoding flagellar biosynthesis protein FlhB: MAESESGQDKTEEPTEKRKRDSREKGEIARSKELNTVAVTLAGAGGLLAFGGYLAETLMTLMRMNFSLTREVIVDERSMGAFLLASGKMAIWSVQPILILLFVISFVAPIALGGFLFSGSLLQPKFSRMNPLSGIKRMFSMNALTELLKAVAKFIMILMVALLVLASDRQALLAIANEPMEQAIIHAVQVVGWSALWMAAGLLLIAAIDVPYQLFQTNKKMKMTKQEVKDEYKDSEGKPEVKQRIRQLQREMSQRRMMAAVPEADVIITNPTHYAVALQYDPEKGGSAPLLLAKGTDFMALKIREIGVEHKVQILESPALARAIYYSTELEQEIPAGLYLAVAQVLAYVFQIRQYRAGRGKAPDPLNKDLPIPEDLRRDS; this comes from the coding sequence ATGGCAGAGAGCGAGAGCGGTCAGGACAAGACAGAGGAACCCACCGAGAAGCGCAAGCGTGACTCGCGCGAGAAAGGTGAGATTGCCCGGTCCAAGGAACTCAATACCGTTGCGGTGACCTTGGCCGGTGCTGGTGGGTTGCTGGCGTTTGGCGGTTATCTGGCCGAGACGCTGATGACGCTGATGCGCATGAACTTCAGCCTGACGCGCGAGGTGATCGTTGATGAGCGCAGCATGGGGGCGTTCCTGCTGGCCTCGGGCAAGATGGCCATCTGGTCGGTGCAGCCGATCCTGATCCTGCTGTTCGTCATCTCCTTCGTCGCGCCCATTGCCCTGGGCGGCTTCCTGTTTTCCGGGAGCCTGTTGCAGCCGAAGTTCAGTCGGATGAATCCGCTGTCGGGGATCAAGCGCATGTTCTCGATGAACGCGTTGACCGAACTGCTCAAGGCGGTGGCCAAGTTCATCATGATCCTGATGGTGGCGCTGCTGGTGCTGGCCAGTGACCGCCAGGCGTTGCTGGCCATTGCCAATGAGCCGATGGAGCAGGCGATCATCCATGCCGTTCAGGTAGTGGGCTGGAGTGCCTTGTGGATGGCGGCTGGGCTGTTGCTGATCGCGGCGATCGATGTGCCGTACCAGCTGTTCCAGACGAACAAGAAAATGAAAATGACCAAGCAGGAAGTGAAGGACGAGTACAAGGACAGCGAGGGTAAGCCTGAGGTCAAGCAGCGGATCCGGCAGTTGCAGCGGGAGATGTCGCAGCGGCGGATGATGGCGGCGGTGCCGGAGGCTGATGTGATCATCACCAACCCGACGCACTACGCGGTGGCTTTGCAGTACGACCCCGAGAAGGGCGGCTCGGCGCCGTTGCTGCTGGCCAAGGGGACCGATTTCATGGCCTTGAAAATTCGTGAGATCGGGGTGGAGCACAAGGTGCAGATCCTCGAGTCGCCAGCCCTGGCGCGGGCGATCTACTATTCCACCGAGCTTGAGCAGGAGATTCCGGCGGGGCTTTACCTGGCGGTGGCGCAGGTGTTGGCCTATGTGTTCCAGATTCGGCAGTATCGGGCGGGTAGGGGTAAGGCGCCTGATCCGTTGAACAAGGATTTGCCGATTCCTGAGGATTTGCGGCGGGATAGTTGA